In the genome of Physeter macrocephalus isolate SW-GA chromosome 20, ASM283717v5, whole genome shotgun sequence, one region contains:
- the LOC102979343 gene encoding zinc finger protein 488: MAAGKGALRSPSAENRWRLSEPEQGWGHKTVLLEKTNCLGSEAAPGSGGRGEACAEMALSAAPGKLRLGKLMPQKACWEQGQSAFMEVPQLKRRLGGRQAQERVHSGPAGQPGPQQLTLDIPRDPASITCFSVWPSGARGEQRSAFSKPTRSPAGRPGPASVFQAGGPVDALGELLGLINPVDVSCWGRLSNSKLLVGDFWNLHMVPPNAPLCSTFLGDPMLWLKRATARMPTPPACSSTASWALLPPALTSLGLSTQNWCAKCNLSFRLTSDLVFHMRSHHKKEHVGPDLHSKRLREEALTCPVCHEYFRERHHLSRHMTSHS; encoded by the coding sequence ATGGCTGCCGGGAAGGGAGCTCTGCGGAGCCCTTCAGCTGAAAACAGATGGCGGCTTAGTGAACCCGAGCAGGGCTGGGGCCACAAGACAGTGCTGCTGGAGAAAACAAACTGCCTGGGCTCTGAGGCTGCCCCGGGCAGCGGTGGCCGGGGTGAGGCCTGTGCCGAGATGGCACTGTCAGCAGCCCCGGGCAAGCTCAGGCTGGGAAAGCTGATGCCCCAGAAGGCTTGCTGGGAACAGGGGCAGAGCGCCTTCATGGAGGTGCCTCAGCTCAAGAGGAGGCTTGGGGGCAGGCAGGCCCAGGAGAGGGTGCACAGTGGCCCTGCAGGCCAGCCTGGCCCCCAGCAGCTGACCCTGGACATCCCCAGGGACCCGGCTAGCATCACCTGCTTCTCAGTGTGGCCCAGTGGAGCCCGCGGGGAGCAGAGAAGTGCCTTCAGCAAGCCAACCAGGAGTCCAGCAGGGAGACCGGGGCCAGCCTCTGTCTTCCAGGCAGGCGGACCTGTAGACGCCCTGGGGGAGCTGCTGGGACTCATCAACCCAGTAGATGTCAGTTGCTGGGGTCGACTTTCCAACTCCAAGCTTTTGGTGGGTGATTTCTGGAACCTGCACATGGTGCCACCAAATGCTCCTCTGTGTAGCACTTTCCTGGGTGACCCCATGCTGTGGCTCAAGCGTGCCACGGCCCGGATGCCCACACCTCCGGCGTGCTCCTCCACCGCCTCTTGGGCCCTGCTGCCCCCCGCGCTCACCTCCCTGGGCCTGTCCACCCAGAACTGGTGCGCCAAGTGCAACCTCTCCTTCCGCCTGACCTCCGACCTGGTCTTCCACATGCGGTCCCACCACAAAAAGGAGCACGTGGGGCCCGACCTGCATTCCAAGAGGCTGAGGGAAGAGGCCCTCACGTGCCCCGTTTGCCACGAGTACTTCCGCGAGCGCCACCATCTCTCCCGGCACATGACTTCTCACAGTTAA